One genomic segment of Streptomyces sp. NBC_00239 includes these proteins:
- the lepB gene encoding signal peptidase I, translating to MDTEARLTQRDRTSSGTGEERSRFARFRAGPSGSRTTGMLSWRRAGLLGVACTVLLLLFSHFVLQPFLIPSRSMESTLKVGDRVLVNKLAYRFGNQPARGDVVVFDGTGSFVREQPAGDPVVGLLRGAAAALGIAEPADTDFVKRVVGVGGDDVVCCDARGRLSVNGVPVDEEYLRPGDAPSKVPFRIVVPIGTLWVMGDHRSQSRDSRDHLGEPGGGMVPVEKVIGRADWIGWPLSRWGSVPATTAYEKAGAARPGGGHG from the coding sequence ATGGACACCGAGGCACGACTCACGCAGCGCGACCGCACTTCCTCCGGTACGGGGGAGGAGCGGTCGCGCTTCGCGCGTTTCCGGGCCGGTCCGTCGGGCTCGCGGACCACGGGGATGCTGTCCTGGCGGCGGGCCGGGCTGCTGGGCGTGGCCTGCACCGTGCTCCTGCTGCTGTTCTCGCACTTCGTGCTCCAGCCCTTCCTGATCCCGAGCCGTTCGATGGAGTCGACCCTGAAGGTCGGCGACCGGGTGCTGGTGAACAAGCTGGCGTACCGTTTCGGCAACCAGCCCGCCCGGGGCGACGTCGTCGTCTTCGACGGCACCGGGTCCTTCGTACGCGAGCAGCCCGCGGGCGATCCCGTCGTCGGGCTGCTGCGCGGTGCGGCCGCCGCCCTCGGCATCGCGGAGCCGGCCGACACGGACTTCGTCAAGCGGGTCGTGGGCGTCGGCGGCGACGACGTCGTGTGCTGCGACGCGCGGGGCCGGCTGAGCGTGAACGGCGTACCGGTGGACGAGGAATACCTCCGGCCCGGTGACGCTCCCTCGAAGGTGCCGTTCCGGATCGTCGTGCCGATCGGCACGCTGTGGGTGATGGGCGACCACCGGTCGCAGTCGCGTGACTCCCGGGACCACCTCGGGGAGCCGGGAGGCGGGATGGTGCCGGTGGAGAAGGTGATCGGGCGGGCCGACTGGATCGGCTGGCCGCTCTCCCGCTGGGGCTCGGTCCCGGCCACCACCGCGTACGAGAAGGCCGGCGCGGCCAGACCGGGCGGGGGCCATGGGTAG